The nucleotide window CAAGACTAATCTCCGTCAATTTCTCAGCGCGTAACAATTCAAGATCCAACTTCAAACAATTCGCGAATAAATCAGATACGCGATCATGAAAGAATTTATAATCCGGATCAACTCTGTATCTATCAAAAGCCTTTTTCGCCATTTCAATTTTCTTCACCCCTTTATCAATACTCACATTTAGTCCTCCTCCAAATCCAAATGGTCTCCAATCTCCGTTCTCCGCTTTTACTCTCTTCATTTTTCTACcactcttttcctttttcgcCCTTTTTCTCACATCAGGTCCTTCGAGTAACCTATACAGTATCTCAGGCAAATCCTTGAAATACCCGAAATTAACTAGAGATTCTAAATTACAAGCTAGGGTTTTAGGATGAAAGTTATGAAGCCACAATGCAGCAGTGTAATAACTTTCTTTATCAGATTTTCCAGTGCCACGAACACCGCGCAAATTGCAGATCAGTTTCAATGCTGTTAGGGGATTATGATTCCAAGCGCGGTGTAAGTACTGGATGAGTGATTTGGGAGGAGTATCATTAACAACATGGAAGAAGAAATCTAAACAAGGGTTTGTAGTAGAAAGATAAGTTGCAGACATGTTTTCAGTGTAGCCCATATTTGAAGGCTTTTGGACTTGTGTTGAGTTGAAATTTGCTACCATTAAATCTATGAAAGGATTGTTGGtgatggtggtggtgatggTGGAAACTGGTAGTGATTTTTGTTTGCCATGGATTTCTGGAGGGCCAACCAAAGAAGCCATTAGGATAATTGGAATGATAAGTTAGACTCTAATATGTATATCGAACTCGAACaggaaataaaaaatggaattaTAGTTGGAGTGGAAGGTTTGGAGGTGTGGAATTGGATTTATAAGCCTATAGAGGGAAAATTACTTGAAGACTAAGTATacagtttttttatttaataagaaaagaaaataatcctTGGACGCCAAGTATTTGCTTTTTATATAAAAGTTTAAAGTCGGTTAGCTGGAAATTTGGAGGAGAATAAACAATCCATGTCACTAGAATCTTTGGATAATTGATATTCCATttatgtttcaatttgtttgtcttattttattttttaatttattttaaatagaatatttcttttatttattaacaactctttaattttaattttctacgTACAATAATAAGATCATAAGATTAACACatgttattttataatgtatcatattatattgtatCGTACTTTATTGTTTTAATGATACAATGTTTTGATAGGTTATATCGTTCTCCATCGTTACACAATGTCACATATCTAtgatttgaatgataaacctacCAGAAAAGTAGGAACGAGGTAGAGATACTACGAAAAGGTAGGGTAAAAGATGAAatacaattattaaataataaataaagataaaatgagaaaaaaatattaaggtaacgaCGCAATCGCACCAAATCGGTCGTGCAGTggaatttaagtaacaatcaaaacaaacattgtatttaaactaacaatacaatacaacggtaacaaccatccaaacaaggtgtaaggggtcgtttggttgggaacaatcTTCGGATTAATTATCTCAAGATATGTGGGATAACTTATCACATCACTATAGTATAAATGGTGGAATAAATAATCCAATGACTACTTAATACCTCTAACCAAATGCTGGATAAAATAATTCTGcattttattttagaattattataccttattaCATCACGCCAAACGAGTCCTAGGAATTAACAGTCAAAACCCATCTAAAGTATcctattttttttggaattttataCATGAACTATCAGGTGTGTGAGTTTCCAACCTAAACTATCACCAAACACACTTGAACTATCAGTTGTCTGAGTTTTATAAAATACATTTGAACTATCAATTGTTTGAGTTTTGGACCTGAAATTTCATGTAGgaaaagtaaataattaatgGCTCAGGTGTGTTTCGATAAACATTTGGTGATAGTTCAGGTAAGAAACTCACAGAcctataaaagtaaaaaaaaaaaaaggatattttagatgtatttttgatacttcactctaaaatttaaaaattgacatctttaatttaatataatagattcaaaaagtttatttattttcaaataagcATTTTTCTAAAGAACTcttaaaaatcaagaagaatTTTGGCAGTTCTAAAAGTGGTTTCTTTCATGAAGTTTTTACCAAAAGTAGCAAGGAGTTCTAAGAAAATTACAACAGTAGAAAGAAATTGAGATTCAACTGGTTCAATTGAATTTTGCTCTCATCAAGACTTTTTGTAGTGATCTTTTGTAATAGAAAACATTAAAAGGATTGAGTTGCTTTAGAAAAACAAttcattatattattaaaagtttcAATGACTTACTAAATGAAATGTCAATATTACACTACTTATGTAATCTTCACACATCAATTCTTActaatacaacaacatacccaacaTATTCCAAAAGTGAGACATGAGAGATAGAGTATACATAGACTTTACCTTAAGCAACACCACATTCAACAAAGTTGAAAAGCAAAAAGGTTTAATAGCAGTTAAACCACAAAATTTGAGTGTTCCTTTAGATATGAAAGTTGACAGTATTCAAGAAAATCAACAGAAATAGCGGTGTTggaaaggagaaaataaaagtaaaatcataaCAAAATTGATATCAAGTTTTCAACTCAGTATCCAGGAGCACAACTAAACAACAAAATCCAATAGTATCTATAACGCGTACAAGTCAAAATGCCTGAAACTGCCAAGATTGTAATACAATATTCTTAAAAGATGCGTTGAGTCTTTCCCATGGTACTCTTCAAGTACAAGCATCTCACCTGTGAGCATTAACAACAAAGAAACATTAGTACTCGAAGAAACTAAAGGTAAATGCTTGTGGATAGACGAAGTAATAATAGGATGTTAAGTAAACTCACATTNTAAAATAATTCTGcattttattttagaattattataccttattaCCTCACGTCAAACGACTCCTAGGAGTTAACAgtcaaaaacacatctaaaGTGTTCCATTCTTTTGGATTTTTATACATGAACTATCAGGTGTGTGAGTTTCCTACCTGAACTATCATCAAATGTTATAGAAACACACTTGAATTATCAGTTGTCTGAGTTTTATACTCACCAAATGTTTATAGAAACACACTTGAACTATCAATTGTTTGAGATTTGGACCTAAAATTTCAGGTAGTAAAAGCGAATAATTAATAGTTCAGGTGTGTTTCGATAAACATTTGGTGATAGTTCATGTAAGAAACTCACATAACTGATAGTTCAAgtataaaagtttttaaaaaaaagatattttagatgtatttttgatacttcactctaaaatctaaaatttgacatctttaatttaatataatacattcaaaaagtttcttttattttcttaaaaatctgAACTAACATTTAAACTCAATGAaataagcatttttttttaaagaacacTTAAAAAGTTAAGGAGAATTTTGGCAGTTCTAAAGTGGTTTCTTTGATGAAGTTTTTACCAAAAGTAGCAAGGAgttctaaaaaaattacaacagTGGAAAGAAATTGAGATTCAACTGGTTCAATTGAATTTTGCTCTAATCAAGACTCTTTTTAGTGATCTCTTGTAatagaaaacattaaaaaggatTATGAGTTGCTTTAGAAAAACAAttcattatattattaaaaatttcaatGACTTGCTAAATGAAATGTCAAAATATTACACTACTTATTTAATCTTCCCACACATATTCTTActaatacaacaacatacccaacaTATTCCAAAGGTGAGACCTGAGAGACAGAGTATACGCAGACTTTACCTTAAGCAACGCCACATTCAACAAAGTTGAAAAGCAAAAAGGTTTAATAGCAGTTAAACCACAAAATTTGAGTGTTCCTTTAGATATGAAAGTTGACAGTATTCAAGAAAATCAACAGAAATAGTGGTGTTggaaaggagaaaataaaagtaaaatcataaCAAAACTGATATCAAGTTTTCAATTCAGTATCCAGGAGCACAACTAAACAACAAAATCCAATAGTATCTATAATGCGTACAAGTCAAAACGCTTGAAACTGCCAAGATTGTAATACAATATTCTTAAAAGATGCGTTGAGTCTTTCCCATGGTACTCTTCAAGTACAAGCATCTCACCTGTGAGCATTAACAACAAAGAAACATTAGTACTCAAAGAAACTAAAGGTAAATGCTTGTAAATAGACGAAGTAATAATAGGATGTTAAGTAAACTCACATTTTGCCAATTCTTCTTTAGCAAGGACACTAGAAAGTTGACACTCATTTGCACGTTTTGGAAGATTTGTTTCTCCTCCATATCCATATTACCTACGGCAACTCCCATGCAAAGAACCTTTTTCAACTGGAATTTGATAGTGGCCTTGGTCTCGTTAACCTTAGACTCAAGTGACTCCTGGTGGGAAACAAGGGTAGGAAACTTACCTGCATTTTAAAGATAATGAAAATTGGTTAAGAGATGGgcaaaaaatgatataaatgaaCCACTTTTAAGTGAGATGGGCATTTATGATCTCTATATTACACTGCTGCAATTGTTAAAAGTCGAGGCATGATGCTTAGTGAGACccaaacaacaaaaagaaaaagtgccAACTTTTCTCACAAAACTGTGACTGCTTGGATACTACATTAATTGCTGGAAAATGCTAATTGGGAAAATCCGGTGAATTAAAGAGGTGAAATTAAATCAATCAATGTCTGGCAAGTAAGTGTGGCCAGTAAGACTGTTGGACAAGGTGATCTGTTCATCCTTACATATGCACTTACAAGTCAGGACAATGAGTTAACGGAAGTAGTTCTCTATCAAAATCAGCTACGACTACCAATATGTACAACTATAACCAAAGACATTAGACATAAACTAAACCAGCTCTACAGCTacttaaaacatcaaaatagtCTATTGCACTTGCCTGCCTTGTTCAAGCCAGGTCCCAAGAGACGGGGGATCTGCTTGATAACAGCTTCTGATGCCAAGAAAGCATGGTACTTCTTCGCGAGCTTCTTAACcaactttttgtttttgttaagcTTCTTCAGGCCTTCCACGTCCATGTACTCCAAACCAATCTTTTCTGCCTGGAAAACAAATGCAATAAAGCTTTGATCACACTTTGCACAAAATCATCTATAGCAGTAGCTTTAGCCTTTAGGTACATTAGCAaccacaaaatttcaaatagTTACTAGGACTAAGCAGGTCCACTCCATATAAAAATTGCTGCTACCTCAAAGCTAAGAAACTGCCagtcaaaaaaatgaaattgcaCTATCTAATATACATTATACAAGGAACTCGTGTTATATGTCTAAAAATCAAACCTCCAAAGTCACCAAGACATGTGCAATCAAAGCTACAAACTGACAAGAAATATTTCATGAGTTCTTTGATAATAAATGTTATCATCTTATTAACACACTAAATCTTGTAAGAAGATAATTGGACCAATGTTAGTATTATCTAAGGATTCATCTCCTAAAACTTAACAGTAATCTCGAAGGGAAACTTGTGTAAATGTGAGGCAGTAGCTTCCCAAATGTAAAAGACAAGGAATACAGGAAAAATGCAGctcaataataattcatgtGACAAGTACGGGCGGATTACCTCTCCCACATGCTGAGCATCTCCAAGCATGCAAATCTTCATCTTAGGGCGAGGAATGTGTGGCAACTTAACTGAACCACTGAAACGCTTGTCCTTTTGAGGATCATAGTTTTTCAACCCAATCTGAAGCTCAATGGTTTCGGTGAACTTCCTTTTCTTCTCACTTGAATCATTCTTAATCACAGTGATGGCTTCTCTTAAGGCATCACTCTGAAGCTTACTGTAGCAGAATCAACATCAAACTAGATTAATGAAGGTAATTAACCCAAATAACAAACTTAATAACGTACTTATCCAATATGTCATGCTAAAGGCACAGAAATAAATATGATCTTAACTCCACAACTCAATCAACTATACCTCAACCCAAACTAGGATTTTGAATTtatgagttttaaattttaagaaaagaaagttaGTGGGTTCTTGATAAATTATTTACACATAATAAGTGATTATATTTAACATATACAAGGTATGCATCAAAACTACCCATAATCAGGATACTAGCTCTGCTCCTGCTTTTCTCCTTCCTGAGACACGGTAAGCGCCACCCTCGAACCTACTACCTATGAGTCAATTGTGTCCCTTTTCCTCTTTGTTCtatttgtttcaagactcaacaATTCGGCGTTATTGAGGCCAAATTGATTTCAACACTAAGAAATCCatccttcaaaaaaaaaattcaggtTTCTCTAAACTACTGATTCTCTAAATCTCATCCTTCTCCCTACACTAAACTAGCACTGACCATACTAACCTTatcaaaatgaatttaaaatgtTCAAATTCTACACATAACTTGCAATATTTGAAACCTTGCGAAAGCAGTAAATTTTACTCGACTTTCTATATGTTTCAACTTCACAAATCAGTTTCTTCCGCTAGCATTACATTCATTTGCACATTCAAGATAACCCCACATCAACAAATGCCAATtatacatacaaaataaaaaaagtaaaataacacATCCTACAAAAGGAGAAATTATACAACT belongs to Solanum stenotomum isolate F172 chromosome 1, ASM1918654v1, whole genome shotgun sequence and includes:
- the LOC125871196 gene encoding 60S ribosomal protein L10a-1 isoform X1, whose translation is MSKLQSDALREAITVIKNDSSEKKRKFTETIELQIGLKNYDPQKDKRFSGSVKLPHIPRPKMKICMLGDAQHVGEAEKIGLEYMDVEGLKKLNKNKKLVKKLAKKYHAFLASEAVIKQIPRLLGPGLNKAGKFPTLVSHQESLESKVNETKATIKFQLKKVLCMGVAVGNMDMEEKQIFQNVQMSVNFLVSLLKKNWQNVRCLYLKSTMGKTQRIF